Genomic DNA from Hordeum vulgare subsp. vulgare chromosome 2H, MorexV3_pseudomolecules_assembly, whole genome shotgun sequence:
tcaactttgtagtATATAGTACTAACTCTGTCCCAAAATTtcagggacagagggagtatgctCTTTGGCTATAAAGATCACAAGCATGCATATCAGCGGTCAAAACCAAATCAAACCACTGTGTGTTGGTCCAAATAAATTCAAGGTGCTATTTGATGCATGATTGCTTGATGTCTACATGACATCCAACACACGTCAAATAAGAGAGAAAGTCAAAACTTCGGTCAAATCAGTACAATAATTTAATGGCAAGCACTAGTAGAAATAAGGGCTTTCGTcccagctcgaaaaacacattagtcccggttcctttacgaaccgggactaatgttagtattagtcccgattcgagcggcaaaggcgccggtcaggcattagtcccggttcaaatgggacctttagtcccgattcgtgtctcgaaccgggactaaagggtttggaggatttagtcccggttcgtgtcttggacctttagtcccggttcgtgtctcgaaccgggactaaagggtttggagtatttagtcccggttggtctctTGAACgcggactaaagggtagacctttagtcccggttcgtgacacgaaccgggactaaaggttcagattttttttctgcttttaaattcttgtttgtagtttctgttttaaattgcttatatcttttaggatatttgatatttttgattgattctttttgcattagattcaaaattttgtctagtttctgtttgtgccattagttttcaaatttgaatggtttaaatttgaatttgtttaaatttgcttcaaacccagtttttgaagaacttgagtttacaaatagtttttagtttaattctttttgctctcactcatgtgttagattgttgtcacagtaagatttatttggttatttttagaataatttaaattaggattttaattaaagaaatattgttttgcttatatagttgttttagtcatttaattgttgttttttattatttttagttagttctttttgtagattttaacatgttgtagtatggtgcatatttaatgcacacaaaaaatctacagttcaattaattttagaaaaatgcctttgtagcagatgggttttcgtctgaaaccttgatactttgagttttgtagaaaataaacaaaaatgataaaatcttcaaaaaataaacagaaatgataaaatcttcaaaaaataaaatcctttgagatgttgttaggttttagtgtctagtcggtatagaaatttCGAGATACGAATTTTGATccttttttgcaaaaaaaggaaaaaaaattaaacgaccataacttttgcatacggcgtccaaaaaaaattaatatatcaaaaaaaatagaaaacatgagtactcgatttcacccgggcttgaccggtgaagttttctcacatgctcaaaattccaaatggcaaaaaagttatttcaaaaagaagttttttccaaaaagaaaagaaaaataattttatttaaaaatattaggttgttttcattgaaattcactattattgttatttattaagtttattttaataattgtttgtaattcaaataattaaatcatgtgacatgacatcaagacccaagttgtttaggattgatagcttactattgtcaggaaaacaacaagtgcacacttggcaactaggggcgatagaaccagaaagttaagcatgctagggctgaagcagtgaaaggatgggttatcggccgggaagttagacgatttaaAATGAGTGATTATTGATTCTGTCATCTCACCTAGCTGGTCATTCACTTCTCCTGATCTCAGATATGGATGGACATATGTGAGAACTGAGAAGACGCCAATCACATGATATTACGCTACATTGACAGTTCTCTTGGGCAGACATGGTATTTTCAAGTGTACCTAAAGTAGCACACAAGCATCATGTTAGATTATGATGCAAGagtctgctactgaaactttagATGGATGAGATGGTTATTATGCAATGTAACATATCCAAGCGGAGTCAACGATCAAATACATCCGCAAAAGGCTATCCTAAATTCCTAATTAAGGACACCCAAACCAGCATCATTGCTAGGCAAGAAACTGTCTGTCTTGCTCTCCGGCTTTTGTTATAAAATATGTAGAACATGATGAGGCaccgtgcatgcatgcattgatGGGATCTGTTAATTAGTTTGTAACGATCCATCTAAACAGTAGAGGAATTTGCAGTAAGTGCTCTGAACATCAAATATATAGGAGATACTCCTCTGTACAAATCCAACATTAGTGTTtgcatagcatcattagtttgCTCCATATAAAAAATGGTGAGAAAAAGGAAGCATGGCACTTAAGTTGGCAGGCTTCTCAAAGCAACCATGCTGCACAGCTGCAGCCGCCTCCAAAACCTTTCGACACTCCTTGAATTGCAcgtttctccctctctctctctctctccctttctctACATACAAATACATACACGCATACAACCCCTATAAATACTACTAAGAAACCACGTGAAGCAAGCACCTGCGCTCTTGTCTTCCTTCCTCACAGCCTTCCATTTCCCTCTACTCTATCTGCTCCAGCATATATGGGTGGATCTACTAACCTTCCTCCTGGTTTCCACTTcttcccctccgacgaagaactcGTCATCCATTTCCTCCGACGCAAGGCGGCTCTCCTCCCATGCCGACCTGACATCGTCCCTACGCTGCCTCAGAATCGCTATGATCCGTGGGAGCTGAATGGTATGTACCTAATACTTTCTTTCACAAACCTTTGTAGATATCACAAGTTATAGCATCGTGTCATTAATGTCTAGTCCTGATTCTGACAACTCTTTCAAGGCAAAGCACTTCAAGCAGGGAACCAGTGGTATTTCTTTAGCCAAGCAACACAGAGTAGGACCTCACGAAATGGGTACTGGAATCCCATCGGTGCTGATGAGGCAGTAACTAGTGGCGGTTCTCATGTCGGACTGAAGaagacgctcgtcttctc
This window encodes:
- the LOC123430303 gene encoding NAC domain-containing protein 104, which codes for MGGSTNLPPGFHFFPSDEELVIHFLRRKAALLPCRPDIVPTLPQNRYDPWELNGKALQAGNQWYFFSQATQSRTSRNGYWNPIGADEAVTSGGSHVGLKKTLVFSIGEPFQATKTNWVMHEYHLLDENGGTSTSGSSRKRSHKKKGHPDKECSNWVVCRVFESNYDSQVSFHQEDMELSCLDEVFLSLDDYDEVSLPKN